Within the bacterium genome, the region TTTATTTCTTCTTCAGATATGGTTTGTTTTTTTGCTACATCATAGACAGTTATTCCCTCCGTCGCCCCTTTAATAACAAAAGCCGTGAGTTGCTCTTCGTTCTGGACATATATTTCTTTTTTCCCTCTTTTTACTTTATATAGGGGAGGTTGGGCAATATAAATATGCCCTTGCTCAAGCAATGGTGCCATTTGCCTATAAAAGAATGTCAAAAGAAGCGTTCTAATATGGGATCCGTCTATGTCGGCATCCGTCATTAGAATGACGCGACCATATCTTAGTTTGCTAATATTAAAATCTTCATCTATGCCAGCGCCTAGGGCGGTTATCATGGTGCATATTTCTTCGTTTCTTATAATTTTGTCCATCCGCGCTTTTTGCACGTTCAAAATTTTTCCTTTTAAAGGCAGAATTGCCTGAGTTCTTCTGTCTCTTGCCTGTTTAGCGGAACCGCCGGCCGAGTCACCCTCTACTAAAAAAAGCTCTGTTTTCGTGGGGTCCCTTTCAGAACAATCGGCAAGTTTGCCGGGCAATGTTGCAGAATCAAGCGCGCCTTTTCTTCTTACTAATTCCCGCGCTTTTCTTGCCGCATCACGCGCTCTTGCGGCTGTAATGCATTTTTCAATTATCTGTCGGGCGACGGGTGGGTTCTCTTGTAAAAACTCGCCCAATTTTTCGTTGGTATAGGAACTAACAATTCCTTGAACTTCGCTATTTCCCAGGCGCGTTTTTGTTTGTCCTTCAAACTGGGGCTCAGGTAATTTCACGCTGATTATACCTATCATCCCTTCGCGTATATCATCCCCCGAAAGCTGTAATGCTTTTATTTCTTTATCTGAATAATGCTTGTGCATATAATCGTTTACTGCGCGCGTCAATCCAGCCTTAAAACCCGAAAGATGTGTTCCTCCTTCATGCGTATTAATGTTGTTCGCAAAGGAAAACGTGTGTTCCTTGTATTCCTTCGTAAAAAGAATGGCAAATTCTATAATGATTTTATCCTTTGTATTTTCGAAATAAATAGGCTTATCGTGCAACATACCCTTGTTCTTGCTTAAATATTGAACAAAAGATGCAATCCCGCCTTCAAAAAAGAATTTTTCTTCTTTGGTCGTTTTCTCATTAAGAAAATTTATTTTTATGCCTTTATTTAAAAACGCTAATTCTCGAAGTCTTGGAATAATAATATCATCGCTAAACTCTGTAACTGTAAAGATTTCTTTATCCGGACAAAAAGCAATTTTTGTCCCTGTTTTTTGGCTCTTTCCGACTATTTGTAGCGGCGTTGTGGCTTTTCCTCTGGCAAATTTCATAGAATATATTTTGCCATCTCTGGAAACTTCTGCTTCCATCCATTCCGAAAGCGCGCAGACAACAGAAATTCCTACTCCATGCAAACCACCCGCGACCTGATAGGCTTTGTTGTCAAATTTACCGCCCGCATGTAGGGTGGTAATTACCACTTCTATCGCAGATTTATTCGAACCGTGGTGTTTATCAACTGGAATGCCCCTGCCGTTATCTACAATCGTTACGGAGTTGTCGGTGTGGATGGTAATATTTACTTCGTCGCAATGCCCCGCCATTGCTTCGTCTATAGAGTTAGCGACAATTTCTTCTACTAATTGGTGAAGCCCTCTTTCAGAGACGCTTCCAATATACATACTCGGTCTTTTTCTTACCGCATCCGCACCCTTAAGAACATGAATGCTTTTTGCTGT harbors:
- the gyrB gene encoding DNA topoisomerase (ATP-hydrolyzing) subunit B produces the protein MQKNEQKDYTAKSIHVLKGADAVRKRPSMYIGSVSERGLHQLVEEIVANSIDEAMAGHCDEVNITIHTDNSVTIVDNGRGIPVDKHHGSNKSAIEVVITTLHAGGKFDNKAYQVAGGLHGVGISVVCALSEWMEAEVSRDGKIYSMKFARGKATTPLQIVGKSQKTGTKIAFCPDKEIFTVTEFSDDIIIPRLRELAFLNKGIKINFLNEKTTKEEKFFFEGGIASFVQYLSKNKGMLHDKPIYFENTKDKIIIEFAILFTKEYKEHTFSFANNINTHEGGTHLSGFKAGLTRAVNDYMHKHYSDKEIKALQLSGDDIREGMIGIISVKLPEPQFEGQTKTRLGNSEVQGIVSSYTNEKLGEFLQENPPVARQIIEKCITAARARDAARKARELVRRKGALDSATLPGKLADCSERDPTKTELFLVEGDSAGGSAKQARDRRTQAILPLKGKILNVQKARMDKIIRNEEICTMITALGAGIDEDFNISKLRYGRVILMTDADIDGSHIRTLLLTFFYRQMAPLLEQGHIYIAQPPLYKVKRGKKEIYVQNEEQLTAFVIKGATEGITVYDVAKKQTISEEEIKEIIKILLQVEKISPSLKRKGLTLEKYLKNRSPEGKLPLFGVKKEDKTQFFYNEQELASFMEKAEAERANNLSKTTDEHSALPPSSENEMESESSQDGGENNAKTEKQNDLNFKPAPKRTNIFFGYTQAGWEVREFTESRQIEKIIAKLTESGLNLNILQSTAKPAYRIKNDSEEYLVFSGIELLEKIKELGKKGLSIQRYKGLGEMNPEQLWETTMNPEERTLVKIRLEDAYAADEIFTMLMGDEVEPRREYIQTHALEVQNLDV